A genomic stretch from Hymenobacter psoromatis includes:
- a CDS encoding preprotein translocase subunit TatC: MSFIDHLEALRWHIIRAAIAVVVFSLCAFFAKTFLFHDLILGPSRSDFWTYQTFCKIGHYFGSTDPCENQVNFIIQNREMSGQLTMHISTSFIVGICLAFPYLFWEIWRFVKPGLYPHERANSKGAVFFVSVLFILGLLFGYYIAAPLSINFLASYTVDPTIQNQIDLQSYLSTLTTMTLSCAFVFELPMIVFFLAKAGLVTPELMVLYRKHAIVVILIIAAIITPPDISAQIIVTIPILILYELSIHIARVVRRNSAAKLNAELLLPGAE; this comes from the coding sequence ATGTCCTTTATTGACCACCTGGAGGCATTGCGCTGGCACATCATCCGGGCGGCGATTGCCGTGGTGGTCTTTTCGCTGTGCGCGTTTTTTGCCAAAACCTTCCTGTTTCATGACCTGATTCTGGGGCCGTCGCGCTCTGATTTCTGGACCTACCAGACGTTCTGCAAAATCGGGCATTATTTCGGCTCTACCGACCCGTGCGAGAACCAAGTCAACTTCATTATTCAGAACCGGGAGATGAGCGGGCAGCTGACCATGCACATCAGCACCTCGTTTATCGTGGGCATCTGCCTGGCATTTCCCTATTTGTTTTGGGAGATTTGGCGCTTCGTGAAGCCCGGCCTCTACCCCCACGAGCGGGCCAACTCGAAGGGCGCGGTATTTTTTGTGTCGGTTCTGTTTATCCTGGGTCTGCTGTTTGGCTACTACATCGCCGCGCCGCTGAGTATCAACTTCCTGGCCTCGTACACGGTTGACCCTACCATCCAGAACCAGATTGACTTGCAGAGCTACTTGAGCACGCTCACGACCATGACGCTCTCGTGCGCCTTCGTCTTTGAGCTGCCCATGATAGTGTTTTTCCTGGCCAAAGCCGGCCTCGTGACGCCCGAGCTAATGGTGCTCTACCGCAAGCACGCCATCGTGGTCATCCTCATTATCGCGGCCATCATCACGCCGCCTGATATCTCGGCCCAGATTATCGTAACCATTCCGATTCTGATTCTTTACGAACTCAGCATTCACATTGCCCGCGTGGTGCGCCGCAACAGCGCCGCCAAGCTCAACGCCGAGCTGCTGCTACCCGGCGCGGAATAG
- the glyA gene encoding serine hydroxymethyltransferase (catalyzes the reaction of glycine with 5,10-methylenetetrahydrofolate to form L-serine and tetrahydrofolate) — protein MQATAPTAAPVAVYDTAVFDLIAQERQRQTHGLELIASENYVSDQVMAAQGSVLTNKYAEGLPGKRYYGGCEIVDQVEQLAIDRAKELFGVAWANVQPHSGAQANAAVMLACLNPGDKILGFDLSHGGHLTHGSAVNFSGKLYKPSFYGVEKATGLIDWDKVIDTARRERPKMIICGASAYSRDWNYAALRRAADEVGALLLADISHPSGLIAKGLLNNPFEHCHIVTTTTHKTLRGPRGGLIMLGQDFDNPFGLKTPKGDIRPMSALLDSGVFPGTQGGPLEHVIAAKAIAFGEALGEGYTNYVHQVQKNAQALAKELTNRGYDIISGGTDNHLMLIDLRSKGLTGKLAENTLVQADITINKNMVPFDDKSPFVTSGIRIGSAAVTTRGLVEADMVRIIELIDEALTHHADAGRIAGVRHQVNEWMQAYPLFQ, from the coding sequence ATGCAAGCCACTGCCCCTACCGCCGCCCCCGTTGCCGTGTACGATACGGCCGTTTTCGACCTCATTGCGCAGGAGCGCCAGCGCCAGACCCACGGCCTGGAGCTGATTGCCTCCGAAAATTACGTGTCTGACCAGGTGATGGCGGCGCAGGGCTCGGTGCTCACCAATAAGTACGCCGAGGGCTTGCCTGGCAAGCGCTATTACGGTGGTTGTGAGATAGTTGACCAGGTAGAGCAGCTGGCTATCGACCGCGCGAAGGAGTTGTTTGGCGTGGCCTGGGCCAACGTGCAGCCCCACTCGGGCGCGCAGGCCAACGCGGCCGTGATGCTGGCCTGCCTCAACCCCGGCGACAAAATTCTGGGCTTCGACCTCAGCCACGGCGGCCACCTCACGCACGGCTCGGCAGTCAATTTTTCGGGCAAGCTTTATAAGCCTTCTTTTTACGGAGTAGAAAAGGCGACTGGTCTTATCGACTGGGACAAAGTGATTGACACCGCCCGCCGCGAGCGCCCCAAAATGATTATCTGCGGGGCCTCGGCCTACTCGCGCGACTGGAACTACGCCGCTCTGCGCCGCGCCGCCGACGAGGTAGGGGCGCTGTTGCTGGCTGATATTTCGCACCCCAGCGGCCTCATTGCCAAGGGTTTGCTCAATAATCCGTTTGAGCACTGCCACATCGTAACCACCACTACGCACAAGACATTGCGCGGCCCGCGCGGCGGCCTCATCATGCTGGGTCAGGATTTCGACAACCCGTTTGGCCTGAAAACGCCGAAGGGCGACATCCGCCCCATGTCGGCGCTGCTCGACTCGGGGGTGTTTCCCGGCACGCAGGGCGGGCCCTTGGAGCACGTTATCGCCGCCAAAGCCATAGCCTTCGGCGAGGCGCTGGGCGAGGGCTATACCAACTACGTGCATCAGGTGCAGAAAAATGCGCAGGCCTTGGCCAAAGAGCTGACCAATCGGGGCTACGACATCATCTCGGGCGGCACTGACAACCACCTGATGCTCATTGACCTGCGCTCGAAGGGCCTCACCGGCAAGCTGGCGGAGAACACCCTGGTGCAGGCCGACATCACCATCAACAAGAATATGGTGCCCTTCGATGACAAGTCGCCTTTCGTGACGAGTGGCATCCGTATTGGCTCAGCCGCCGTAACTACCCGCGGCCTGGTCGAGGCCGACATGGTGCGCATCATCGAACTCATTGACGAGGCGCTGACGCACCACGCCGACGCCGGCCGCATTGCCGGCGTGCGCCACCAGGTAAACGAGTGGATGCAGGCCTACCCATTGTTTCAATGA
- a CDS encoding pterin-4-alpha-carbinolamine dehydratase has protein sequence MWTEHDNALTRTFRFKDFKIAFCFMTDVAEEAEHQNHHPWWSNDYATVSFRLCTHSAGRVVTQKDHQLAAAIDQLAAAYKGEEVRG, from the coding sequence ATGTGGACTGAACACGACAACGCCCTGACGCGCACCTTCCGCTTCAAAGACTTCAAAATAGCCTTCTGCTTCATGACCGACGTGGCCGAAGAAGCTGAGCATCAGAACCACCATCCCTGGTGGAGCAACGACTACGCCACCGTGAGCTTCCGGCTGTGCACCCACTCGGCCGGCCGCGTCGTGACGCAAAAAGACCACCAGCTGGCCGCCGCCATCGACCAGCTGGCGGCGGCCTATAAAGGCGAGGAAGTGAGGGGGTAG
- a CDS encoding rRNA (cytidine-2'-O-)-methyltransferase, which translates to MPEAAALTLVPTPIGNLEDITLRAIRVLGEVDVVLCEDTRTSGRLMQHLQLKKPLLAYHLHNEHKQVPHLLERLAKGERMALVSDAGTPGISDPGFLLVRECLAAGLLVECLPGPTALIPALLKSGFGAERFAFEGFLPVKKGRQTRLLELARETRTLIFYESPHRIVKTLTQLAEVFGPERLASVSRELTKLFEETLTAPLGELAATLAARPVIKGEIVLVVKGAEYERIERSKYAARDDDEEADDDDGDADDDPTA; encoded by the coding sequence ATGCCCGAAGCCGCCGCCCTCACCCTCGTGCCTACCCCCATCGGCAACCTCGAAGACATTACCTTGCGGGCCATTCGGGTGCTGGGCGAGGTCGATGTGGTGCTCTGCGAAGACACCCGCACCAGCGGCCGGCTCATGCAGCATTTGCAGCTCAAAAAGCCGCTGCTGGCCTACCACTTGCACAACGAGCACAAGCAAGTGCCGCACCTGCTGGAGCGCCTGGCCAAGGGCGAGCGCATGGCCCTGGTGAGCGACGCCGGCACGCCCGGCATCTCCGACCCCGGCTTTTTGCTGGTGCGCGAGTGCCTGGCCGCCGGCTTGCTGGTCGAATGCCTGCCCGGCCCCACGGCCCTGATACCGGCCCTGCTCAAGTCGGGCTTCGGGGCCGAGCGGTTTGCCTTCGAAGGGTTTTTGCCGGTGAAAAAAGGCCGCCAGACCCGCTTGCTGGAGCTGGCCCGCGAAACGCGCACGCTCATCTTCTACGAGTCGCCGCACCGCATCGTGAAGACGCTTACGCAGTTGGCCGAGGTATTTGGCCCCGAGCGGCTGGCCAGCGTCAGCCGCGAGCTGACCAAGCTGTTTGAAGAAACTCTCACTGCCCCGCTCGGCGAGCTGGCCGCCACGTTGGCCGCCCGCCCGGTCATCAAGGGCGAAATTGTACTGGTAGTAAAAGGTGCTGAATATGAGCGAATTGAACGCAGCAAATACGCCGCCCGCGACGACGACGAGGAAGCCGACGACGACGACGGCGATGCCGACGATGACCCCACCGCCTAG
- a CDS encoding apolipoprotein N-acyltransferase, with translation MTPPPSFWQRPLVLGSLSALLLCGGWPPYPSAAPALLLFIGWVPYLLMERQLTLTGARKGRVFACTYWLLLVWNALTTWWVSFSTLGGGIAAVVLNALLMCLPLMAFRQTKKRFGDRLGYLSLPIYWIAFEQLHLHWDLTWPWLTLGNGFAAAPQWVQWYEYTGFLGGSVWVWVVNLLIFNALIRNSKLKLRNETDQLWNEAAVRPSFLIFNSRFLIPLLAIILPIGLSYLIGATYQEKGPTTEVVVVQPNLDPYVEKFEGGANFVSPNDQLTRLLQLSEQHLTPATRLIIWPETALEEAIWEKMVERDPRIQRIRAWLGQHPGVALLTGITTIGSYPSKEAASATARYRDDLGYYDTFNAGAYFVSATAPIAFYHKSRLVPGVENVPPVLTALVSHIDLGGYVGSYGSQAERTVFAAPADAPALRPAPIICYESIYGDFVSQYIPNGATLLALFTNDAWWHDSPGYRQLLRYGGLRCIETRRDLARAANTGFTGFINQKGEIYQQVPAWIATASHGTVHLNDEVTFYARFGELIGRAAQLLAVLGIAAVVVGMLRARVSNR, from the coding sequence ATGACCCCACCGCCTAGCTTCTGGCAGCGCCCGCTGGTGCTGGGTAGCCTCAGCGCCCTGCTGCTGTGCGGCGGCTGGCCGCCCTACCCGTCGGCCGCGCCGGCGCTGCTGCTCTTCATCGGCTGGGTGCCCTACCTGCTGATGGAGCGGCAGCTTACGCTGACCGGGGCGCGCAAGGGCCGCGTGTTTGCCTGCACCTACTGGCTGCTGCTGGTCTGGAACGCGCTCACTACCTGGTGGGTAAGCTTCAGCACGCTGGGCGGCGGCATTGCGGCCGTGGTGCTCAACGCCCTGCTCATGTGCCTGCCCCTCATGGCCTTTCGGCAGACCAAGAAGCGTTTTGGCGACCGCCTGGGCTACCTCTCGCTGCCCATCTACTGGATTGCCTTCGAGCAGCTGCACCTGCACTGGGACCTCACCTGGCCCTGGCTCACGCTGGGCAACGGCTTCGCGGCCGCCCCGCAGTGGGTGCAATGGTATGAGTACACCGGCTTTTTAGGTGGCTCGGTGTGGGTATGGGTAGTGAATTTGCTGATATTTAATGCTTTAATTAGAAATTCTAAATTAAAACTTAGAAATGAAACAGACCAGCTGTGGAATGAAGCCGCTGTAAGGCCCTCATTTTTGATTTTTAATTCCCGATTTTTAATTCCCCTCCTAGCTATCATCCTCCCCATTGGACTTTCTTACCTCATCGGAGCTACTTATCAGGAAAAAGGCCCTACTACTGAGGTAGTGGTGGTGCAGCCCAACCTGGACCCCTACGTGGAGAAATTTGAGGGCGGGGCCAACTTCGTTTCCCCTAACGACCAACTCACCCGTCTTCTCCAACTGTCGGAGCAACACCTGACGCCTGCCACCCGGCTGATAATCTGGCCCGAAACCGCCCTGGAAGAGGCCATATGGGAAAAAATGGTGGAGCGGGACCCCAGAATCCAGCGCATCCGGGCGTGGCTGGGGCAGCACCCCGGCGTGGCGCTGCTCACGGGCATCACGACCATCGGCTCGTACCCGAGCAAGGAGGCGGCCAGCGCCACGGCCCGCTATCGCGACGACCTGGGCTACTACGACACCTTCAACGCGGGGGCCTACTTCGTCTCCGCCACGGCTCCCATCGCCTTTTACCACAAGTCGCGGCTGGTGCCGGGGGTCGAGAACGTGCCCCCCGTGCTCACGGCCCTGGTTTCGCACATCGACCTGGGCGGCTATGTGGGCTCCTACGGCAGCCAGGCCGAGCGCACCGTGTTTGCCGCGCCGGCTGACGCGCCGGCCTTGCGCCCCGCGCCCATCATTTGCTACGAGTCTATTTACGGTGATTTCGTGAGCCAATATATCCCCAACGGGGCCACGCTGCTGGCCCTCTTCACCAACGATGCCTGGTGGCACGACTCGCCCGGCTACCGGCAGCTACTGCGCTACGGCGGCCTGCGCTGCATCGAAACCCGCCGCGACCTGGCCCGCGCGGCCAACACCGGCTTCACTGGCTTCATCAATCAGAAGGGCGAAATCTACCAGCAGGTGCCCGCCTGGATTGCCACCGCCAGCCACGGCACCGTGCATCTGAACGACGAGGTGACGTTTTACGCGCGCTTCGGCGAGCTTATCGGGCGCGCCGCGCAGCTGCTGGCCGTGCTGGGGATAGCGGCCGTAGTAGTAGGGATGCTGCGCGCGCGCGTCTCGAATCGTTAA
- a CDS encoding inositol monophosphatase — protein sequence MTPDLLPLSHSVAALCRQAGAFIRQQITDFDSSKIESKGLHDMVSYVDKESEKMLVAGLQKLFPEAGFVTEEGTVANTEANQTEYRWIIDPLDGTTNFIHGLPCFAVSVALARGNEPVLGVVYEVSRDECFRAAQGHGAFLNEQPIRVSTAARLDDSLIATGLPFYKFTHLDAYLGILTEYMQHSRGLRRWGSAATDLAYVACGRFDSYFEFNINSYDVAAGILLVREAGGRVTQWLEAGDPVFNRETLATNGLVHEEMQAVMRQHWQPGFQL from the coding sequence ATGACTCCCGACCTCCTACCCCTCTCACATTCCGTGGCCGCACTCTGCCGTCAGGCGGGCGCTTTCATTCGCCAGCAAATCACGGATTTTGATTCCTCCAAAATCGAAAGCAAGGGCCTGCACGATATGGTTTCCTACGTAGATAAGGAATCGGAAAAAATGCTGGTAGCGGGCCTCCAAAAGCTATTTCCCGAAGCCGGCTTCGTGACTGAGGAAGGCACCGTAGCTAACACCGAGGCCAACCAGACCGAATACCGTTGGATAATTGACCCGCTCGACGGCACCACCAACTTCATCCACGGCCTACCCTGCTTCGCGGTGAGCGTAGCCCTGGCTCGTGGCAATGAGCCGGTGCTGGGCGTGGTGTATGAGGTGAGCCGCGACGAGTGCTTCCGCGCCGCCCAGGGCCACGGCGCGTTTCTGAACGAGCAGCCCATTCGGGTAAGCACGGCCGCCCGTCTGGATGATTCGCTCATTGCCACTGGCTTGCCGTTCTACAAGTTCACGCACCTCGACGCCTACCTGGGCATCCTCACCGAGTATATGCAGCACTCGCGCGGGCTGCGCCGCTGGGGTTCGGCGGCCACCGACCTGGCCTACGTGGCCTGCGGCCGCTTCGACAGCTATTTCGAGTTCAACATCAATTCCTACGACGTGGCCGCCGGCATCCTACTCGTGCGCGAGGCGGGGGGTAGGGTCACGCAGTGGCTCGAAGCCGGCGACCCCGTATTCAACCGCGAAACCCTGGCCACCAACGGGCTGGTACACGAGGAGATGCAGGCCGTGATGCGGCAGCACTGGCAGCCGGGGTTTCAGCTGTAG
- a CDS encoding radical SAM protein, whose translation MRSTLRDGLSLLRKATPGRILNACQVVSSYIISRATGRARTWGLPVALAFEPTTSCNLRCPECPSGLRSFTRPTGMLPADLFKNTIDEVASRLWYLIFYFQGEPYLHPQFLDLVEYASRKGLYTATSTNAHFLTDENARRTVESGLDRLIISLDGTTQEVYQQYRIGGKLEKVLAGTRNVVKWRKQLNSNTPRIIFQFLVVRPNEHQIADAKALAQAMGVDDVWFKTAQIYDYQQGSPLIPTIDYYSRYANNGNGTFSLKNKLVNGCWKMWHSCVITWDGKVVPCCFDKDAEYRLGDRQHESFRALWHGPKYHGFRQALLRGRDQIEMCRNCTEGTKVWG comes from the coding sequence ATGCGCTCAACCCTCCGCGACGGTCTTTCCCTATTGCGCAAAGCCACGCCCGGCCGTATTCTTAATGCCTGCCAAGTAGTTAGCTCTTATATTATCAGCCGCGCCACGGGCCGGGCCCGCACCTGGGGCCTGCCCGTGGCGCTGGCATTTGAGCCCACCACGAGCTGCAACCTGCGCTGCCCCGAGTGCCCCAGCGGCCTGCGCTCCTTCACGCGGCCGACTGGCATGCTGCCCGCCGACCTGTTTAAAAACACCATTGATGAGGTAGCCAGCCGGCTCTGGTACCTCATTTTTTACTTCCAGGGCGAGCCTTACCTGCACCCGCAGTTTCTGGATTTGGTGGAGTATGCCAGCCGAAAGGGCCTCTACACGGCCACCAGCACCAACGCCCACTTTCTCACCGATGAGAATGCCCGCCGCACGGTGGAAAGCGGCCTCGACCGGCTCATCATTTCGCTTGACGGCACTACGCAGGAGGTCTATCAGCAGTACCGCATTGGCGGCAAGCTGGAAAAGGTACTGGCGGGCACCCGCAACGTGGTGAAGTGGCGCAAACAGCTCAACAGCAACACGCCGCGCATTATCTTTCAATTTCTGGTAGTGCGGCCCAACGAGCACCAGATTGCCGATGCCAAAGCGTTGGCCCAGGCGATGGGGGTAGATGACGTGTGGTTCAAAACGGCCCAGATTTACGACTATCAACAGGGTTCGCCGCTCATCCCAACCATCGACTACTACTCGCGCTACGCCAACAATGGCAACGGCACTTTTAGCCTGAAAAACAAGCTCGTGAACGGCTGCTGGAAGATGTGGCACTCCTGCGTCATCACCTGGGATGGCAAAGTGGTGCCCTGCTGCTTCGATAAAGACGCCGAGTACCGCCTCGGCGACCGCCAGCACGAAAGCTTCCGCGCCCTCTGGCACGGCCCCAAATACCACGGCTTCCGCCAAGCCCTGTTAAGAGGCCGCGACCAGATTGAGATGTGCCGCAACTGCACCGAGGGCACCAAAGTGTGGGGCTAA
- a CDS encoding DNA repair protein RadA (Sms; stabilizes the strand-invasion intermediate during the DNA repair; involved in recombination of donor DNA and plays an important role in DNA damage repair after exposure to mutagenic agents) translates to MAKARTVFFCQNCGAQSAKWIGRCPSCGEWNTYVEEVVQKETAATTTGQWKPASTVPGGNVSKAAKSRPLADIRHEEEPRIITPDGELNRVLGGGLVPGSIVLIGGEPGIGKSTLMLQIALMMKKLRILYVSGEESEAQIKMRAERLADGQHPGCFILTETNTQNIFRQIDQVEPNLLVIDSIQTMHSTLVESGAGSVSQVRECTAEFLKFAKETGTPVLLIGHITKDGSIAGPKILEHMVDTVLQFEGDRHLSYRILRTTKNRFGSTSELGIYEMQGSGLRQVSNPSEILLSQRAESLSGMAIGATLEGNRPLLVEVQALVTPATYGTPQRSSTGFDAKRLQMLLAVLEKRAGLRLGQHDVFLNIAGGLRLDDPALDAAVCAAVVSSLNDLPIPGDVCLAAEVGLSGEMRAVPRLDQRLAEAEKLGFREMYVSQFNGKNLADQGRAGLRVQAVSRLDEVLQGLFG, encoded by the coding sequence ATGGCCAAGGCAAGAACGGTTTTTTTCTGTCAGAACTGCGGGGCGCAGTCGGCAAAGTGGATTGGGCGCTGCCCCTCGTGCGGCGAGTGGAACACCTACGTGGAGGAAGTGGTGCAGAAGGAAACCGCCGCTACCACCACCGGCCAGTGGAAGCCCGCCAGCACCGTGCCCGGTGGCAACGTGAGCAAAGCCGCCAAGTCGCGCCCGCTCGCCGACATCCGCCACGAGGAAGAGCCGCGCATCATCACCCCCGACGGTGAGCTGAACCGCGTGCTGGGCGGCGGCCTGGTGCCGGGCTCCATCGTGCTCATCGGCGGTGAGCCGGGCATTGGCAAGAGCACGCTCATGCTCCAGATTGCCTTGATGATGAAGAAGTTGCGCATTCTCTACGTGAGCGGCGAAGAAAGCGAAGCGCAGATAAAGATGCGCGCCGAGCGCCTGGCCGACGGCCAGCACCCCGGCTGCTTCATCCTAACCGAAACGAATACCCAGAATATTTTCCGCCAAATAGACCAGGTGGAGCCCAACCTGCTCGTCATCGACTCCATCCAGACCATGCACTCGACGCTGGTGGAGAGCGGCGCGGGCTCGGTGAGCCAGGTGCGCGAATGCACCGCTGAGTTTCTAAAATTCGCCAAGGAAACCGGCACGCCGGTGCTGCTCATCGGCCATATCACGAAGGACGGCAGCATCGCCGGCCCTAAAATATTGGAGCACATGGTGGACACGGTGTTGCAGTTTGAGGGCGACCGCCACCTGAGCTACCGTATTCTGCGCACCACCAAAAACCGCTTCGGCAGCACCTCCGAGCTGGGCATTTACGAGATGCAGGGCAGCGGGCTGCGCCAGGTCAGCAATCCGTCGGAGATATTGCTGTCGCAGCGCGCCGAGAGCTTGAGCGGCATGGCCATCGGGGCCACGCTGGAGGGCAACCGGCCCTTATTAGTAGAGGTGCAGGCGCTGGTGACGCCCGCCACCTACGGCACGCCGCAGCGTAGCAGCACCGGCTTCGACGCCAAGCGCCTGCAAATGCTGCTGGCCGTGCTCGAAAAGCGCGCTGGCCTGCGGCTGGGCCAGCACGACGTGTTTCTGAACATTGCGGGCGGCCTACGCCTCGACGACCCGGCCCTCGACGCGGCGGTGTGTGCCGCCGTAGTGTCGTCGCTGAACGACCTGCCTATTCCCGGCGATGTGTGCCTGGCAGCCGAGGTTGGCCTCAGCGGCGAAATGCGCGCCGTGCCGCGCCTCGACCAGCGCCTGGCCGAAGCCGAGAAATTGGGCTTCCGGGAGATGTACGTGTCGCAGTTCAACGGCAAGAACCTGGCCGACCAGGGCCGGGCCGGGCTGCGCGTGCAGGCCGTGAGCCGCCTGGATGAGGTTTTGCAGGGCCTGTTTGGATGA
- a CDS encoding efflux transporter periplasmic adaptor subunit produces MATQTELQDVPPTAVAEPMEPEKKRNPLVLIIVALVLLVGGYFGWTRYQFSKVHESTDDASVEGDVYPIIPRVSGPVLKVFVADNQTVKKGDTLVTIDKSDYQQRVNAAHAALLAAQAQVTAARAQVGTAQANVRTAQTTIGVSEANRVKLRQDLARSVKLRKDDIIPQSDYDAVQANLSATNAQRSTANDMVTVAREQVTAAQQQVVVAQAVVKQRQADLDNTNLQLSYTTMLAPANGYVSKKNVQPGQVVSPGQQLMGLVSSGKTWVIANFKETQLENMKVGQTAKLEIDSYPNEDFEGHIESLSAATGARFALLPPDNSTGNFVKVTQRIPVKIVLNKEDPEHPLRAGMSVNAIVSVK; encoded by the coding sequence ATGGCTACTCAAACCGAACTCCAAGACGTGCCTCCGACCGCCGTGGCCGAGCCGATGGAACCCGAAAAAAAGCGTAATCCGCTCGTGCTTATCATCGTGGCGCTCGTGCTGCTGGTTGGCGGCTACTTCGGCTGGACGCGCTACCAGTTTTCCAAAGTCCACGAAAGCACCGACGACGCTTCGGTCGAAGGCGACGTGTACCCCATCATTCCCCGCGTGTCGGGCCCGGTGCTGAAGGTATTTGTTGCGGACAACCAGACCGTGAAGAAGGGTGACACGCTTGTTACCATCGACAAGTCGGACTACCAGCAGCGCGTCAACGCCGCCCACGCCGCCCTGCTGGCTGCCCAGGCCCAGGTAACGGCCGCCCGCGCTCAGGTGGGCACGGCCCAGGCCAATGTGCGCACCGCCCAAACCACCATCGGCGTGAGCGAGGCCAACCGCGTCAAGCTCCGGCAGGACTTGGCCCGTAGCGTGAAGCTGCGCAAGGACGACATCATTCCGCAGAGCGACTACGATGCCGTGCAGGCTAACCTGAGCGCCACCAACGCCCAGCGTAGTACCGCCAACGACATGGTAACGGTGGCCCGCGAGCAGGTAACCGCCGCTCAGCAGCAGGTAGTAGTGGCCCAGGCCGTGGTAAAACAGCGCCAGGCTGACCTCGACAACACCAATCTCCAGCTCAGCTACACGACCATGCTGGCCCCGGCCAATGGCTACGTGAGCAAGAAAAACGTGCAGCCTGGCCAAGTAGTATCGCCCGGCCAGCAGCTGATGGGCCTGGTGAGCAGCGGCAAAACCTGGGTTATCGCCAACTTCAAGGAAACCCAGCTCGAAAACATGAAAGTGGGCCAAACGGCCAAGCTGGAAATAGATTCCTACCCCAACGAAGATTTTGAGGGCCACATCGAGTCGCTGTCGGCCGCAACCGGCGCGCGCTTCGCGCTACTACCCCCCGATAACTCGACCGGCAACTTCGTGAAAGTGACCCAACGCATACCCGTCAAAATCGTGCTTAATAAGGAAGACCCCGAGCACCCCCTGCGCGCTGGCATGAGCGTCAATGCCATCGTTTCGGTGAAGTAG